A single region of the Plantactinospora soyae genome encodes:
- the ypfJ gene encoding KPN_02809 family neutral zinc metallopeptidase, with product MELNEDARIDTSQVEDRRGSGGGGVAGIPISGRGGLIGLVITVLVALAGGGFGISQLTGDGGDQGDNTALEQRCNAEDALRHLDCRNNLFINSIQSYWQRALPEHFDRPYQQSDTVFFEQAVSSGCGQADSGVGPFYCPLDDKVYIDLSFYRVLAEQLGAPGEFAQPYVLAHEYGHHVQDLLGTEARVRGQREQSPDDANRLSVLLELQADCYAGAWAKNATGTADERGVKIFTSLSDQDIQEGLDTAAAIGDDAIQRRSGGRIDESQFTHGSSADRQKWFNTGYQNGNPTACDTFQNAR from the coding sequence ATGGAACTCAACGAGGACGCACGCATCGATACCAGCCAGGTGGAGGACCGGCGCGGGTCCGGCGGCGGCGGGGTGGCCGGGATCCCCATCTCCGGCCGGGGCGGCCTGATCGGCCTGGTGATCACGGTCCTGGTGGCGCTGGCCGGCGGTGGCTTCGGAATCAGCCAGCTGACCGGGGACGGCGGGGACCAGGGCGACAACACCGCGCTCGAGCAGCGGTGCAACGCCGAGGACGCCCTCCGACACCTCGACTGTCGCAACAACCTTTTCATCAACTCCATCCAGTCGTACTGGCAGCGGGCGTTGCCGGAGCACTTCGACCGGCCGTACCAGCAGTCCGACACGGTCTTCTTCGAGCAGGCGGTGAGCAGCGGCTGTGGCCAGGCCGACTCGGGCGTGGGGCCGTTCTACTGCCCCCTCGACGACAAGGTCTACATCGACCTGAGCTTCTACCGGGTACTCGCCGAACAACTGGGCGCCCCCGGCGAGTTCGCCCAGCCGTACGTCCTGGCGCACGAGTACGGCCACCACGTGCAGGACCTGCTCGGCACCGAGGCGCGGGTACGCGGGCAGCGGGAACAGAGCCCGGACGACGCCAACCGGCTCTCGGTGCTGCTCGAACTCCAGGCGGACTGCTACGCGGGCGCCTGGGCGAAGAACGCCACCGGTACCGCCGACGAGCGGGGTGTGAAGATCTTCACCAGCCTCAGCGACCAGGACATCCAGGAGGGCCTGGACACGGCGGCGGCGATCGGCGACGACGCGATCCAGCGCAGGTCCGGCGGCCGGATCGACGAGTCGCAGTTCACCCACGGCAGTTCGGCGGACCGGCAGAAGTGGTTCAACACCGGCTACCAGAATGGCAACCCGACCGCCTGCGACACCTTCCAGAACGCCCGCTGA
- a CDS encoding ABC-F family ATP-binding cassette domain-containing protein, which yields MITASGLELRAGARILLSDTTLRVQPGDRIGLVGRNGAGKTTTLKVLAGEGQPYTGQIDRRSSVGYLPQDPRTGDLGVTARDRVLSARGLDVLMAQMKEIEERLTDESGDERLVRRYGTLEDQFASLGGYAAEAEAARICANLGLPDRVLGQTIGTLSGGQRRRVELARILFRDAAAGSGGILLLDEPTNHLDADSITWLRGFLAGHKGGLIVISHDGSLLESVVNKVWFLDATRSVVDVYNVGWKTYLEQRETDERRRRRERANAEKKAGALMAQADKMRAKATKTVAAQNMARRAEKLLSGLEDARVADRVAKVRFPSPASCGKTPLTASGLSKSYGSLEIFTDVNVAVDRGSRVAILGLNGAGKTTLLRILGGLLKSDTGEVRPGHGLRLGYYAQEHETLDIDRTVLEHMRSAAFEQSDTDLRKILGAFLFSGDDVDKPAGVLSGGEKTRLALATLVCSGANVLLLDEPTNNLDPVSREQVLDAIARYPGAIVLVTHDPGAVLALKPDRAILLPDGDEDAWSDDLLELVELA from the coding sequence ATGATCACTGCGAGCGGCCTGGAACTCCGTGCCGGCGCCCGGATCCTGCTGTCCGACACCACCCTGCGGGTGCAGCCCGGCGACCGGATCGGTCTGGTCGGCCGTAATGGCGCGGGCAAGACCACCACGCTGAAGGTGCTGGCCGGCGAGGGGCAGCCGTACACCGGCCAGATCGACCGGCGCAGCTCGGTGGGCTACCTCCCGCAGGACCCCCGGACCGGCGATCTCGGGGTGACCGCCCGGGACCGGGTGCTCTCCGCGCGGGGCCTGGACGTCCTGATGGCCCAGATGAAGGAGATCGAGGAGCGGCTCACCGACGAGTCCGGGGACGAACGGCTCGTCCGCCGGTACGGCACCCTGGAGGACCAGTTCGCCTCCCTCGGCGGGTACGCCGCCGAGGCCGAGGCGGCCCGGATCTGCGCCAACCTCGGGCTGCCCGACCGGGTGCTCGGCCAGACCATCGGCACCCTCTCCGGTGGCCAGCGCCGCCGGGTCGAGCTGGCCCGAATCCTGTTCCGGGACGCGGCGGCCGGCAGCGGCGGGATCCTGCTGCTCGACGAGCCGACCAACCACCTCGACGCCGACTCGATCACCTGGCTGCGTGGCTTTCTCGCCGGGCACAAGGGTGGGCTGATCGTGATCAGTCACGACGGCTCGCTGCTGGAGTCCGTGGTCAACAAGGTCTGGTTCCTGGACGCCACCCGCTCGGTGGTGGACGTCTACAACGTCGGCTGGAAGACCTACCTGGAACAGCGGGAGACCGACGAGCGGCGGCGGCGCCGGGAACGGGCCAATGCCGAGAAGAAGGCCGGGGCGCTGATGGCCCAGGCCGACAAGATGCGGGCCAAGGCGACCAAGACGGTGGCCGCGCAGAACATGGCCCGCCGGGCCGAGAAGCTGCTCTCCGGGCTGGAGGACGCGCGGGTCGCCGACAGGGTGGCCAAGGTGCGCTTCCCCAGTCCGGCATCCTGCGGTAAGACGCCGCTCACCGCGTCCGGCCTGTCGAAGTCGTACGGCTCGTTGGAGATCTTCACCGATGTGAACGTCGCGGTGGACCGTGGCTCCCGGGTGGCGATCCTCGGGCTCAACGGTGCCGGCAAGACCACCCTGCTGCGCATCCTCGGCGGACTGCTGAAATCCGACACCGGTGAGGTCCGGCCGGGGCACGGGCTGCGGCTGGGCTACTACGCCCAGGAGCACGAGACGCTGGACATCGACCGGACCGTCCTGGAGCACATGCGCAGCGCCGCCTTCGAACAGTCCGACACCGACCTGCGCAAGATCCTCGGCGCCTTCCTCTTCTCCGGTGACGACGTGGACAAGCCGGCCGGGGTGCTCTCCGGCGGCGAGAAGACCCGGCTGGCGCTGGCCACACTGGTCTGCTCCGGCGCCAACGTGCTGCTTTTGGACGAGCCCACCAACAACCTCGATCCGGTGAGCCGGGAGCAGGTGCTCGACGCGATTGCCCGCTATCCCGGCGCGATCGTGCTGGTCACCCACGATCCGGGGGCGGTGCTGGCGCTCAAGCCCGACCGGGCGATCCTGCTGCCGGACGGCGACGAGGACGCCTGGAGCGACGACCTGCTCGAACTCGTCGAATTGGCCTGA